TGTGGCCGCCCGCGGCGGCTCCGTGCTGTTCCCCGGGCTGGGGGCGGTGGCGCGGCCGAGGTGCgggacgaggaggaggaagatgaggaggaggaggaggcgcggcatggccgggccggggcggcggagcgggagcggcggccgcAGGAAGGCGCCGGGACGGTGCGCGCGGCTCAGGCCCCGCCCGGGCCCCGCGGAACCGCTCGCGGGTTCCGGGGCTGCGCCGTTCCGGGCCGGCCGTGACCCGCTCACGGAGCCGCCGCGGGGCTCCGACATTTTGCCCTCAGGGTTGTTGTGATTGTGCCCTCGGGAGCTGCGTGCCCCTCGGCGGGGCCGCCATTTCTCCCTCACTGCAACACCCCGTCCGTCACAGACGCCATTTTCCGCTCAGGGTCATCCTTCCTCTCGCAGGGCTGCCATTGCCCTTTCAGGACTCTCATTCCTCCCTCAGAGCCGCCATTTCCCCCTCAGGGTTGTCCTTCTTCCCTCAAGGCCACCATTTTTCCCCGAGGGTCATCATTTCTCCCTCAGTGTCGCCACTTCCCCCTCACAGCAGGACTTTTTCCCCGAGGGTCATCATTTCTCCCTCAGTGTCACCACTTCCCCCTCATAGCAGGACCTTCTCCCCCAGAGCCGCCATTCCCCCCTCCTCAGGGTTCTCCTCCCTTCAGGGCGGCCATTCCCGCCCCATGGTGAACACAGATGGGAACAGGAGCATTTTGAGCATTTCAAGAATTTCtatcccccatttttccctctgcagacaCGTCCGTCCGAGCAGGGCTCAGTCACAGCCCTTCAGCCCTGCTCCacttccccatttttcctcaggGAATGGCTCAAGCCGCCTGGACACACAgggcttatttttaaaaagggcaTTTTGGTTAAAACTGGGTCACCCGAGCTCACGTCAGACCCTCAGCACCCAGACACCATCCCGATGACGCCACTGGGTTCCACATCCAGCCCCTGGCTCCAGCGATTCCCTCACCCATCCCAGCAAGACATCATTAACTCAATGCCATAATTAGCGATGCCAAAAATAACAGCATCTTCAACCAGGCTATTTTTGCACCTGTTCATTATTTCTGCCTGCGTCTAAGCATCCTATTTAGGAAGGTCTTACAAAGCATTATTTGTAAGTATTTTCAGCCTGAATTCATTTCAGCCTCACCTGACTGCATTTTTATCAGCAAAGACTTCACACACTCCTCAGCtttcattatatttaatatCTTCCTGCATTAACATGCAAAAAATCCTCACTGGTGAATTGCTCAATTCAACCCCCAGAAGTGTGTCATGGCtgattgctttttttaaaatggtgtTCACTTAGATAAATTGAAAGAGGTTAAAGGAGGAAAAGTAGGTTTTGTGAAGTGAGCTCAATAATcccctcctgcaggcaggaatgTCTGGAGACTATCAGTGGAAAATGGGGAACTGATGGCTCTTGGGCAGCAAGTCCTCAGGGCTCCTGAATGAGCCCATGACCAAATCCTGAGTTtaccagttaaaaaaaaatggggagaaaagggcAGGATGAAGCAATCAACTCTTCtctaacacaaaaaaaagggcaggagcagctgagatcATAAAAAACTCTCACTGCTCTCACCCTGCAATCTCCTGCCAGAAACACATTCAGAGTGTCAGCCTCTTCCCAGCATTATTGTACTAGTCCTCCTCATCACCTAACTGCCACATTTTTGGGATTTAACTCGCAACAAGACCTCATTTCCCATAAGGATCACACATCAATTGGAGCAGAGTGTGTCCACCTCCAAGCACCACAGTGGTGatttgctctgtgctctgaaCTGGGCTGTGCACCAGGACAAATACTTTAGCCAAAAACCTTCTGTTTCCCACAAAAAGTACCAcagagatttgtttttttccacatttcagtgttttaatcTGTCTTGACTGATTTGGTTCATGTAAAAATGAACACCACCACTGCTTTGAGCTCTTCATCTCCCCACTCCAGTGTCTGTCCTTCTGTCTTCCCTGACGCGTCTCAGTGCTGAAATGAAATGGACACAAGAGAATTAGAAGGTGGATAAAGATACAGGAATGGAAGGGGGTTACCGTACCACTTAGGGGTAGGGAACAGGGACActatcaaaggaaaaaagaactcAGGAAATGGATGTTACCTGGTTGGCAAACTTGTTGCAGCATCCCTGGAACGCAGCTCTGGTCACTCAGGATCCGCTGGGCCTCCGAGGCGTGTGCCGGGTCCCTTCAGCCTGCTAAAGCAGAGAGGCATTAACaagagcccagggcagaggctgctcttGCCCCCAACCTCCCCACACAGCTCACAGCGCACGAGGGTCTCACAAGCCATCGCTGAACCCATCACACCACAAAGCACAGTCTGGGAAAACTGTTCCAGGCCGGCTGCTGCCCGTGCTCAGCCAGCCCATGGATTGGATCCCCTAAGCAGAGAGTTAACACTTGGACATGGCTGCTTAGGAAGTGTGGGCCATGGGAAAAAGTTAATGGCAACAAGTAGGATGGCAAAGAAAGCTACAATTAAAGTGAGCAACTTAATGAAGTCTAGGAAGAGTCTCAATAGATGAACACATATCGAGTCAGGGAGTTCGTTCCAATCTTGCTTCCGTACCTACAGCAAGACACGGCTGCATGCCCAACTCTGATCTGTGGAACTCAAGGTGTGCCACAAGCCAAAGGTTGCATACGGCATGGGTTAACGTTTTTCCAGCAGCTGACCAAAATTGTCAAAAGGAATATTTCACAGGTACATTAGACTTTCAAATGAGCTCTCAACAAGAGGAAGGATGCGGACATGAGCAAAAGGAGTTACCTCGAATTACAGGACTATTTCCACATATGAACTAGCCAAGAGAGCAGCTCTCGTCTCAGAGGTTTCTGTTGGAGGCACAACACTTCTTTTCTCCAAGGACACTGCAGTTTCCATTTGCTAGCAAAGAATTCTTAGAACTTGTAAGCAATGACACAGCTAAGCTAAGCCCGGCATTCCCCTACATCGCACACGCGCTCGGCACGCAGGGAACAGCCCAGGGACTACAGCACTTGGCTCTTCTCTACAGCTTCCCAGTGTAACCTACAGCAGCTTTGCAGGACACATCCATTATCCTTCCTAACATTCCAACTGCACTTCGCTCCTAGCACGCCCTCAGGTTTGTACTTCCAGCCTCTACAGACAAGTTTTGACTACGTTATGTGAAATTTCTTGGCCAATTCAGATGTCAAGACCGATTTTAGGATTAGAATTCCAGCGCCCGGGCAATCGTCCGGCCAGCTCTGCCACTGTCCCTAATCTCCTCCTCTCGCTCCCAAGACTGTTCTTCGTCTCCAAGGGTTGTGTTGTGCAATGAAATGTAAATGTCAGGAGCAGAGTTCATTTCAGACGGTCTTTTAATAGGCTTCGTAAAGCCAAAGAAAACTGTATACAGGAATCCTTTACCACTTCAAATACAACAGCAATGGAATATGCATATTTCTTCCAGTAAAAAAGGAcaatataaataaacattttcaagaaCCTCTTTATGGTAAGTTTGCAAGTCTAGTTCTGGGTCATTTACATCATTACAACAGTAAAAATACCGTTATGCAGGTTGAACATACAAGCACGTTTCTCTTTAGATATATCAAGGTGGTTTGCCTTCCAACGGAACCCAAGCTGCATTCCTACCTTGCTACACTAAAGGAATGTTACAAAAGACGAAGGTAatgcacttgaaaaaaaaaaaaaaggaaggaaaaaaaagtccacaGCTTGTTCAGCTTCTAGTGAACATTGGTACAAGGTCCTTGCTAGCTCAAAAGAAACTGAATTGGGGCCCcaacttaaaaaagaaacaaccaaaaacGAACACCTTGGCTCATTCATGgaggataaaataaaatctgaagtgCTTTCAAAAAAGATTAAAACCACTTGAAAGCAGAGCTTTCTCCAAGACAGTCTAATCAGACAGTCTTGTCTCAGAAGCTGCCAGGCTGTGTATGACAAGATCAGAACTGATAATACtacaaaagtgaaaatacaaGTAGATGTACTACACAATAACCATTTCAGCGAAGCTCCAAAAATCTTTATAAATACAGCCATTGGAAGGACGATCTTGAGTCAGGAAGGATTTTTACTCGTTGTGTGTAGCTGAGGACAAGAAGCAGGCACAATTGTAAAGGCACCGAAGCAAAGACAAGTTCCAGCATTTTACTCCCTTTGCATTATTCCAAGGCTACGGCTACTTGGCTACTGAGATCCCCCACCCGCGGGTCAGTGCGTTAGGGCAGCTGAGTTTGGGCTCCAggaacaccttttttttttttttttttttttaacacttgcTTTGCCTTAGATCCGAGCAACTCCTGCACATGCATTAAATTAGAATCTCCCGGCACCACCACGTCCACAGCCTgagcctgccccagctgcaggctcaggctcagcagGTTCAGAGCTCCTACAGCACACGGACTCAGCGCTCCCGCTCGAAGCAGGACTTACCGTAACTGTCGTAGCTGTCTCTGTAGGAGCCTCCTGAATTCCTGTCTCCATAGCCACCTTGACTCCTGCAGGACAAACAGAACTTGCTTTACAGCTGCTCAACTCCTTCTCTGCTGGTTTGAGCCCCACCACAGCTTCCCCACCAcccctggtgctggcagagcccttACCTGCTATTATAGTAGTCTCTGGAGCCGTTATAGCCTCCGCTTCTGGAATCAAATCTGCTGCCGCCATAGCCTCTGTCTCCACCTCCTTGGAAATACATGGAAACGAGGTTTTTTTAACCATTCTGACAAGTGACACCCCCCCATGCAGACATTGTGAGTGACCCTCATGCACTCACCTCTGGAGAAGCCACGGCCCCGGCCTCGGCCCCCGCGGAAGAAGCCCCGGCCCCCCGAGGACCCCCCTCTGTAGCCACGGGATCTGTTCTCTGAGGACTTCCCAGCCTGGTCAACTCGGATCTGACGCCCATCTACAGACTAAAACACAACCACAGTTAGccaaactgaaatatttaaatacaaagcACATGTAGAACGAGATGCACGCCTTCTaagagcagtgccaggactcGCTGcttgtgaaataaataaacatcTCTTTCATGCCACAATTAAATCAAGTAGGCAAAAAAACTAATATATTAAGGAATATTATTGtaatattatacattatatacaAAAAAGCCTATAAAGTCATGTCTCAGTCATCCAGATTCAATAATGGCacttaaaattttattcctagtatatatatacatattttttttcttttacatattaATTCATACAGCTAGATTTTTTACATCCATATAATCTCATGTAAGATACTGGCATTTATCTGTTTTTCCACACAGCCTGAACAGCAGCACACCTCTGATTCCCTTCCTCCACACTATGGGAAATAAAGAATCAACTCCAGGGCCTCCTCACCTTTCCATTCATGGCCATCATTGCATCTTTTGCATCATCGATATTTTCAAAAGTAACAAAGCCAAAACCTCTGGATCTCTGAGTCTCTCTGTCTTTCACCACCACGACTGTGAAAAGGAGAGATAGGAAATAAAAACCCATCAGCGCCAGGGAAACTTAACAGACTTAGGGAAACTATCCCATCGTGGCTCTGCAGTCTCACCTTCAGAAATCTGTCCGTATTTAGAGAAGACTTGCTCCAATGACTGCTCATTGGTGTCGAAACTGAGCCCGCCGACAAAGAGCTTTCCCTCATCTGATGCCATTCTGACCTGCCAAACCAACAGAACCGAGTCAGCGActcaaaaaacccacacaattCTCGTGAAGTCTGAAACATTAAATCCTTCTAACACCACCTATAACAGCATCAATGTGATTTCACACTCCCGAACGCCTTATGCGTTCCTGAGCTCATGCTTAATGCAGTCCTCCAACCTTATAAGGGGTCTCCCTCAGGGAGGGCGGGAGCGAGGGCCCACCTGGGGCTCCACGAGGCTCAGAAACAAGGCCAGGGGAGCAGCATTGGAACCGGGCCCCGGCAGAACacgcggccgggccgggcctcGCCAACCCCCGGTGGGACCCCCGGTACCGGCCCCTCCGTGCCCAGCGCGCATGCGCGCCCGCATCGCCCCCTACCggcctgccctgggcagagccgcccgccgccccctccctcccgcccGCCATTTTGCACGGCCGAGGCCCGTCGCCATTTTGTTTCCACGCACGCCTCTCCCCCCGCCGCGGACCCTTCCCCGACACGGCCCGGACCGGCCCGCTCCAccgtgccccccgtgcccgCCGAGGGCACCGATCGGCGGGTCGGGAGCCGCGGCCCAGCCTCCCGCGGGACCCGGCCCTCTGCCCCTGGGACACGGCTCCGCTCACTGCGGACCACCCGGCCCGGTGCGGTCGCGGCCGCCCCGCGCGACTGCGCTCACCGATAGCCGGGCGGTGCGAGGTCCACACAACACTTCAAAGCTTCAGCGAAATGTACGGCGAGCCTGGCGGGGCGGTGCCTTATAAACGTCCGCGCCTCATCCCGCCTATCTTATGAATATGCAGATGAACCCGCTGCAGGGAGGGGCGACACGTCACCAAAGCGCTGCCGCCGCTGCACCACCTGATTGGGCGGGATGTCATTAATATTAATGACCCTCGGCGGGGGCGAAAGTAGGGGCGCGCAAACAAAACCACGgcgtggccccgccccctccaCCCACGCGGGGGCGGGGCGCGACGGACGGCGCCCATTGGCTGCGCGCGCGGAGGCGGGCGGGAGCGCCCCTGTGAGAGGGAAGGAAGTGGAGGTCGCTGATTGGGCGAGgggcgcggccgccccgcccctcTGGCGAAGGGGGCGTGCCCAGGCTGGCCCAGTTTCGCGCCCTTCTCGCACTGCGGCGGCGGCCGCAGACAAAGGGCCCCCTCAGgggccgccgccatcttgggcgCCGAGCGCTGCCCCCGGCCGGGCTCCGGCCGCTCCTCCCGCTGCGGCCCGTCCGGTCACCGCCCCGCTCATGAACCCCGTCCTGTCCCCGCGAACTGGCCGCTCTCCTCTCTGTCCCGTGGGGAATGATCCCTCCTTGCGGTGTTGTCCAGCCCGCACTTGGGAGATGATAGTGAGAAGTAGTCAAAGCAacaaagttttctttaaaaataaaagtctttgCTCAACCTGTTTTGCCAAAGATTGAAGTCTTTAAAAACTCATCCTGAGGTTTGACAAAGATGAGAATGCCTTCAGCAGTAAAAACTTTGTGTTGAAAGAGAAAACTGGCAAAGACGCGTGTCATTGAGAGGCTACACGGCTTTGAAAGGCCTCAAAATAGAAATGGTCAGTATTTCATACGATAACTACAGTCTCATGCAGAAAAGTGTTTGGAAACATTGGAGGGGAAGAGATGCACGTGAATAAATAGAttggagaggaggagatggaaTAGCAGTGTGCAGGAAACAGGAAGGAAACATGGCAATGCTGTCACCGTGTGTGTCCTGTGTCCAAGGACAGGACTGGACACATCAGGggtcactctgtgtgtgtgtccctgtcccaggcaaGACCAGACCCCTTTGCTCTGCCTCCAGAAACTCCTTGTAATTCACATTGCAGTTCGCAGACGGAgtttgcagctgctggccaccctccttccttccttccttctgtccTTCCCTCCCAGTATTTCCAGTCTGAGCCAGGctgcacagaagaaaatcaCTGGAGTACAGAAATCACCACTATTTGGTGACTGATTTCCAAACCAGGCACTGAgactgaggaaaaacaaaccacaggGAGATGCAAAGAAACCTGCCCACAATTGCTCAGTTGAGCAGTGATCACCCATTCTCTGCCTCCCAGAGTGTGGAAATCAGGCTTTTCCTCCCTGATGTGTTGTGATCCCTTTGGgatctgcaggaaaagggcagTTTGTACATGGGTAATACAGTAATTACAAAACCCAGGGGCACCACATCTGTGGTTTTTCTGAGCTCACAGGGCTACAGGGCCAGAATGCTGCCACCAAAATActcaaaagcaaataaaaacaccCAATATTGATAACACATCAGGccaatattattattttcctacTATGAAAAAATTTTACTCACTTTCCTAGGCCTGGGGGAGGGAGCAGACGCGTCTCCTGTTACTGCAAATTGATTTTTGCCCTTCAAGAGAGGAAaagatcccagccctgcaatcACAGGCACAGCATTTTGATTAAATTAGAGACCCATTAATGTGAGCGTTTCTGGTCTGTGATGAGGGTGGATAAAGTGACCTTGATGCACGGAGCCATTTTCCAGCCTGGGATGCTGGACAGCCAACACCAACCCTGCTGCAAACCTCGAGGGACAAACAAACACTGGGATTCACTGGGATTTGACTCCACACAAAGCCAGGCAGGTCAGGTGTTGTGAAAATAGCACTGAGAACCTTTGCTGCTTCGGGGAAATTTGAGTCCCAGCAGGATGaagggctgctgggagcagaggagctcctgTGACAGGGAGTGGcgagcacagccctgcttggTTGTGTCCCAAAAGTGTGATTTCTGTCTCCCTGAGGCGTGTTGCTGCCTTTGCTTTGACAGTGAGAGTCACCAGTGACACAGGGTGAGAGCTGGACCAAATGGacactgtgtgctgctgccaggagcgTTCAGTGCTCCAGATCGCTCAGGGCATCAGACGTGGCATCAGCTGTGGATTTGACAATCCTCGTGGATGTTCCATGATCAGGCtgcacacaggggctgcagctgccccgtGTCACCAGCCCAAGGGGCTCAGGGacatccctgcagtgctgggagcagccaggcaggtaGCTTGCACCAGTCATTAGGGCAGTTAATTAAGCACTGAAAGAGCCCAGGAttcacctcctgcagcagaaggagccTGGCCAGGGGTCCCAAACAGGCAACACCACATAGGACAGTTCACTCCTGTGTGAGCTCCAGACCTGAGCACCCATGGCTGTTTCCCCTGGCTGAGCCCTAATTTCGGTCACCTGGAtctggctgtgagcagggctgagtGACCCAATTTGGCAGAAGTGCCAGCACTTCCTCAGGGAGCGCAAATATCCGCTCTGGAGCGGAGCTGTTTGTGTGTACAGTTGCAGCCATGGGAAATGGTGAATCACCAGAGGCTGGAGGGACCTCAGGGATCACCTGGAGCTGATTCAAGCAATCCCCCCCCACATGACTGATGTTTTTATCACCTATTTTTTACAGCTTCCAAGGGCAGAGGTTGTAGGACCAAACATCCTGTTAATGCAAATGTGATTTCCTGGAAGTTCAGCctgtccagcagcacagcagggatggtgcCACATGGAAATGTCGTGGGGGAGCAGTGACAGGAGGAGTCCTGCCTTCAACATCACCCCGTGCCATTCCCACACCAACATGAgcctctctcctgcctccagcacatcccacacCCAGGCAGCTCGGGCTCCTCTGGGGGTGCCCACCTTGCTGTGGTGTTTGTGGGGACCTTTCCCAATCCCTGCACTCTTGGCACACACGGAATTGCCCAGAGCCGCGCTGCAGCTGAGCCCAAACCTGCTCGGCAGCCCCGGCACCTTGTGGGGAGCCAAGGgcagcccccgccccgggcACTGCTCTGATGAGGTGCCCAAATCACCGAGCAGCTCCTCCgggccagggatggggatgggagtgCTGAGAGGAGGGGAGGACGGGCTAGTGGGTGCcacatctcctcctcctgtgtTGCTGTGCCTTACCCGGGGCTGGGAGCGAACAAAGCCCT
The DNA window shown above is from Camarhynchus parvulus chromosome 28, STF_HiC, whole genome shotgun sequence and carries:
- the CIRBP gene encoding cold-inducible RNA-binding protein isoform X2; the encoded protein is MASDEGKLFVGGLSFDTNEQSLEQVFSKYGQISEVVVVKDRETQRSRGFGFVTFENIDDAKDAMMAMNGKSVDGRQIRVDQAGKSSENRSRGYRGGSSGGRGFFRGGRGRGRGFSRGGGDRGYGGSRFDSRSGGYNGSRDYYNSRSQGGYGDRNSGGSYRDSYDSYATHNE
- the CIRBP gene encoding cold-inducible RNA-binding protein isoform X1 encodes the protein MASDEGKLFVGGLSFDTNEQSLEQVFSKYGQISEVVVVKDRETQRSRGFGFVTFENIDDAKDAMMAMNGKSVDGRQIRVDQAGKSSENRSRGYRGGSSGGRGFFRGGRGRGRGFSRGGGDRGYGGSRFDSRSGGYNGSRDYYNSRSQGGYGDRNSGGSYRDSYDSYGKSCFERER